A portion of the Aricia agestis chromosome 1, ilAriAges1.1, whole genome shotgun sequence genome contains these proteins:
- the LOC121732329 gene encoding uncharacterized protein LOC121732329, translating to MFKYLIFVCLALSCHGTVIRVPQLDQPIFVEVKNRNLDHYWTLEFLEFLKLIDVEKVLGVAVQYINDAEVMNFLGFIFGPDFKEIIREFESLEEFNEAYLYLADNGYDTKRVIDFINAALELPPYSKPKSYRQELQKKGMSGFIVAMLGALPLEEMRDLLEKKLTTEPEYAELMAILDSQEFMAILKKLAKNPKIEEFKAERLALNQ from the exons atgtttaaatatttaattttcgtTTGCCTGGCCTTGTCGTGCCACGGCACTGTTATAAGGGTGCCTCAGCTcgatcagcctatattcgttgAAGTGAAGAATAGAAATCTTGATCACTATTGGACGCTGGAGTTTCTGGAGTTTCTGAAGCTTATTGACGTGGAAAAAGTACTCGGCGTAGCGGTCCAGTACATAAACGATGCAGAAGTTATGAATTTCCTCGGTTTCATCTTTGGTCCTGATTTCAAAGAAATCATAAGAGAATTTGAATCTTTAGAAGAATTTAATGAG GCGTACTTATATTTAGCTGACAATGGTTATGATACCAAAAGagttattgattttattaacGCGGCATTGGAACTACCACCATATAGCAAGCCCAAGAGTTACAGACAGGAGCTACAGAAAAAAGGAATGTCAGGGTTCATAGTCGCAATGCTTGGAGCTCTACCCTTAGAGGAGATGAGGGACCTTCTAGAAAAGAAGCTGACAACTGAACCTGAATATGCCGAACTAATGGCAATATTAGATTCACAGGAGTTCATGGCGATTTTGAAAAAGCTGGCCAAAAATCCAAAGATTGAGGAATTTAAGGCA GAGAGGTTAGCTTTGAACCAGTAG